A section of the Engraulis encrasicolus isolate BLACKSEA-1 chromosome 8, IST_EnEncr_1.0, whole genome shotgun sequence genome encodes:
- the LOC134453599 gene encoding uncharacterized protein LOC134453599 isoform X2: MSESSSGVNTSSDSLPKSHTSQGSELRDTHTPLSVEQSPDSGFVTTPLPSNRFRFISWHRLEESDVRGDQLSCPRVREGPSEEELYLRGEQYALYASGSRRGRRRRGEEDQVQKWEERLQENWENCVELNLSYQDLGDPYQLENFIRILRRLIRVERLQLVDNALKDLSSVRLPRCKYLNLHRNHLTSIRQLPKMPQIQHLCLSENGIGALGELSLLGATPLQSLTLRRNPCEFLEDYRPRVFSCLPKLCVLDGIPKLPEDSVPSPMSAASRLCTIL; the protein is encoded by the exons ATGTCCGAAAG TTCCTCAGGAGTGAACACAAGCAGTGACAGTCTCCCCAAATCTCACACGTCTCAAGGCTCCGAGCTCCGAGACACCCACACTCCTCTCTCCGTGGAACAGAGCCCAGACTCAGGCTTTGTCACCACTCCA CTGCCCTCTAACCGCTTCAGGTTCATCTCGTGGCATCGGCTGGAGGAGAGTGATGTCCGTGGGGACCAGCTCAGCTGTCCCAGGGTCAGAGAGG GCCCTAGTGAGGAGGAGCTGTACCTGAGGGGGGAGCAGTATGCACTGTACGCCAGCGggagcaggagggggaggaggaggaggggggaggaggaccAAGTACAGAAGTGGGAGGAGAGACTACAGGAGAACTGGGAGAACTGCGTG GAGCTGAACCTGTCCTATCAGGATTTGGGAGATCCATACCAGCTGGAGAACTTCATTCGGATCCTGCGGAGGCTGATCCGCGTGGAGAGGCTGCAGCTGGTGGATAACGCTCTTAAAGACCTCAGCTCTGTCCGTCTGCCAAG ATGCAAATACCTGAATTTGCACCGCAACCACTTGACGTCGATCCGGCAGCTGCCAAAGATGCCTCAGATCCAGCACCTGTGCCTGTCTGAGAACGGCATCGGGGCCCTGGGGGAGCTGTCGCTGCTGGGGGCCACCCCACTGCAGTCCCTCACCCTGCGCCGCAACCCCTGTGAGTTCCTGGAGGACTACCGGCCACG TGTGTTCTCCTGCTTGCCAAAACTCTGTGTTCTGGACGGAATCCCAAAGCTGCCAGAAGATTCCGTGCCGTCTCCGATGTCTGCGGCATCAAGACTGTGCACCATTTTGTGA
- the LOC134453599 gene encoding uncharacterized protein LOC134453599 isoform X1, producing MSESSSGVNTSSDSLPKSHTSQGSELRDTHTPLSVEQSPDSGFVTTPLPSNRFRFISWHRLEESDVRGDQLSCPRVREAGPSEEELYLRGEQYALYASGSRRGRRRRGEEDQVQKWEERLQENWENCVELNLSYQDLGDPYQLENFIRILRRLIRVERLQLVDNALKDLSSVRLPRCKYLNLHRNHLTSIRQLPKMPQIQHLCLSENGIGALGELSLLGATPLQSLTLRRNPCEFLEDYRPRVFSCLPKLCVLDGIPKLPEDSVPSPMSAASRLCTIL from the exons ATGTCCGAAAG TTCCTCAGGAGTGAACACAAGCAGTGACAGTCTCCCCAAATCTCACACGTCTCAAGGCTCCGAGCTCCGAGACACCCACACTCCTCTCTCCGTGGAACAGAGCCCAGACTCAGGCTTTGTCACCACTCCA CTGCCCTCTAACCGCTTCAGGTTCATCTCGTGGCATCGGCTGGAGGAGAGTGATGTCCGTGGGGACCAGCTCAGCTGTCCCAGGGTCAGAGAGG CAGGCCCTAGTGAGGAGGAGCTGTACCTGAGGGGGGAGCAGTATGCACTGTACGCCAGCGggagcaggagggggaggaggaggaggggggaggaggaccAAGTACAGAAGTGGGAGGAGAGACTACAGGAGAACTGGGAGAACTGCGTG GAGCTGAACCTGTCCTATCAGGATTTGGGAGATCCATACCAGCTGGAGAACTTCATTCGGATCCTGCGGAGGCTGATCCGCGTGGAGAGGCTGCAGCTGGTGGATAACGCTCTTAAAGACCTCAGCTCTGTCCGTCTGCCAAG ATGCAAATACCTGAATTTGCACCGCAACCACTTGACGTCGATCCGGCAGCTGCCAAAGATGCCTCAGATCCAGCACCTGTGCCTGTCTGAGAACGGCATCGGGGCCCTGGGGGAGCTGTCGCTGCTGGGGGCCACCCCACTGCAGTCCCTCACCCTGCGCCGCAACCCCTGTGAGTTCCTGGAGGACTACCGGCCACG TGTGTTCTCCTGCTTGCCAAAACTCTGTGTTCTGGACGGAATCCCAAAGCTGCCAGAAGATTCCGTGCCGTCTCCGATGTCTGCGGCATCAAGACTGTGCACCATTTTGTGA